The genomic region TCGCTTCTTCAAAATTTTCTTCATAAAAACGCAATACGGATAAGATTTCATACAACTTTTGCGTTTCCTGGTGTAACTGAATTACTTCCGATTTGTTTTTTAATTTTAAAATGCGATGCGCAATACTAATCAACTCGGCCTCTAACTTTTTCTTCATAACTTTTGCTTTTATATGGAGTAAAACGATGGTTATTTTAATAAATTTGTTTCCATTACAAAAGTAACAGAAAAAAACGCTGTTTACAGCTTGAAAAGTACAAAATGTTTCTCGAAAATACGGTAAATCATAAAGAACAATTTGGGTGGATTGAAGTCATATGTGGCTCTATGTTTTCCGGTAAGACGGAAGAATTGATACGCCGTTTAAAAAGGGCTCAGTTCGCCAAACAACGCGTTGAAATTTTCAAACCGGCCATCGATACCCGTTACCACGATGAGATGGTGGTTTCACACGATTCGAATGAAATCCGATCTACACCTGTTCCTGCTGCGGCGAATATCCGTATTCTGGCCGATGGCTGCGATGTGGTAGGTATTGATGAGGCGCAGTTTTTTGACGATGAAATTGTAGCGGTTTGCAACGATCTGGCCAATGCCGGTGTTCGCGTAATCGTTGCCGGTCTGGATATGGATTTTAAAGGTAATCCTTTTGGCCCTATGCCGGCACTAATGGCTACTGCCGAATATGTTACCAAAGTACACGCCGTATGTACCCGTACCGGAAATCTGGCCAATTACAGCTTCCGAAAAGCGCAAAACGACAATCTTGTCTTGCTTGGCGAAACCGAAGAATACGAACCGCTAAGTCGTGCCGCCTATTTTACGGCCATGAAAGAAATACAAGAGAAAGAGAAAAATTCCAAAAACAAAAAAAACAACGAGTAACCCCATTCCGCTTCGTGTTATAAAAACGCTAATATTGAAGATTGTACGGATAATTTCCCTAATTTTATACGTAGTAAACCCGAAGCCATGGATCGTAAACTGACGCTTAAACTTGATAAAGAGGTTATCGAAAAAGCCAAAGAGTATGCTTCCCGGAACAAAAAAAGCTTGTCCCGGATCATAGAGTCCTATCTGCAATCGTTAACATCCGACAACCCCAGAGATAATTCCAAGGAAATCAAAATATCACCCTTTGTAAAAGAGCTGTCACAGCCAACTTCTTTACCGGAAGATTTTGATTATAAAAAAGAACTGGGCAATCACTATTCCGAAAAGCATCAATAATGAAAACGCTTTTTATAGATACCAATATCATTATCGACCTTATCGCACAACGAGAGCCGTATTATCAGCCTATAGCAAAGATTGCCACACTGGCCGAAAGCAAAAAACTCAAAATAATTGCCACTCCGCTTTCTTTTATCAACACTTTTTATGTCCTTTCAAAACACATGGATAAAAAAAAGTTATCCCGAATTTTAACAAAGCTTCGGATCCTCTGCGATGTCGCTCCAACAAACGCAAATACCGTCGACAAAGCGTTAGCTTCCGGTTTTAACGACTTTGAAGATGCCGTACACTATCATAGCGCCTTGACCGTAAAAAGCGATATTTTTATCACCCGTAACAAAAAAGATTTCAAAAAAACAGAAATTCCTGTGATGACTGCAGCTGAATTTCTGACTTCAATTAATAAAAAATAAAACACACCTTGATTTTTACCATCAAAAATATAGTCCCTGTCATTGCTGCCAAATGGTATGGAAATGACGAAAACTGTACTGTTGACAATGTTTCCATCGACAGTCGTTCGTTACAAAACGGTTCCGGAACCCTGTTTTTTGCTTTGGCGGGTCATAATCACAATGGTCACGATTATATTGAATCCCTAATTACAAAAGGCGTTTCCAATTTTGTAGTCCATCATATCCCAGAAAAACTTAGCGGAAAGGCTAATTTCCTGGTCGTAACCGACACCTTGCAAAGTTTACAACAGTTTGCCGCTTATTACCGGAAGTTATTCAGTATCCCGGTGATTGGCATAACCGGTAGTAATGGAAAAACGATTGTAAAAGAATGGCTTAACTTTTTACTAAGCCCGGAATACAACATCATCCGTAGTCCGAAAAGCTATAACTCACAGGTGGGCGTACCTTTATCTGTTATCGGGATTAACGAAAAACACAATCTGGGTATTTTTGAAGCCGGGATTTCCACTACCGGCGAAATGGAAAAACTGGAACCGATTATCCAACCAACTATTGGAATTTTAACCTATATCGGAACCGCACACGACGAAGGTTTCTCCGACCGCCGTCAGAAAATAACCGAAAAACTAAGGCTTTTCCAACATACAGAAGTCCTGATTTATCAAAAAAATGATACTATCGACTCCCTACTGGATGCAAAACTTAAAACCTTTTCCTGGAGTTTTGACGATCCCAAAGCGGATGTTGTCATTCAAAAACAAGGAAATTCACTTAATATCACATATCAGGAACATCACTTTTCGGTGACGGTACCATTTCAGGATGCTGCCTCGGTGGAAAATACCATTCATTGCTTGATGACGCTTTTGTATTTGGGCTATGCCGAATCGGTTATACAGGAACGCATTCCAAATCTGTATCCGATGGAGATGCGTTTGCAGGTTAAAAACGGAATTCACAATTGTACCATTATCGACGACAGTTACAGCTCTGATTATCAATCGTTAAAAATCGCACTGGACTTTCTCGAACAACATAAAACACATCAAAAGAAAACGGTAATTCTTTCGGATATTTTCCAAAGTGGTTTTCCAGTGGACGAACTGTATTCTAAAGTAGCCCATTTACTAACCCGCAATAAAATTGAACGGGTAATCGGTATCGGCGAAACCATTAGCCGTTATTTATCCGATTTCAAAGGTTTTATTCCATTTAAAAATACTTCCGATTTTCTGAATCAGTATAATCCGGCAGCTTTCGAAAACGAAACAATTTTAGTGAAAGGCGCACGCAATTTTCACTTTGAAGAAATCGTAACCCTTCTAGAGGAAAAAACGCACGAAACCGTATTGGAAATCAACCTGAATGCGATTAGTCATAACCTCAATTTTTATAAATCGAAATTAAAACCAGGCACTAAAGTAATGGTCATGGTAAAGGCTTTCGGATACGGAAGCGGTAGTTTTGAAATTGCCAAGTTACTCGCCCATCACAAAGTGGATTATCTGGGCGTGGCTTTTGCCGATGAAGGAATCGCTTTACGCAATGCCGGTATTGACATGCCAATTATCGTAATGAATCCGGAAAATAGTGCTTTTTCGGCTATGATTGCCTATAATCTCGAACCCGAAATCTATTCGCCCGAAGTATTGAAGCGTTTTATTACGCTGGCACAACAAAAAAACCTGTCGAATTATCCGATTCATATCAAACTGGATACCGGTATGCACCGACTGGGATTTGAAGCCGGAAACCTAAACGAACTGATTGAGCTGTTACAACACAATAATTTTGTTTCGGTAAAAAGTATTTTCTCGCACCTTTCGGCCAGTGACGGACCGGAGTTTAATGATTTCACCTTACATCAGATTCACACTTTTGATCAGTGGTCACAACAAATTATAACCGCGTTGCAAATCCAACCGATACGCCATATCCTAAACACCTCTGGGATTTACAATTTCCCGGAATATCAATTTGATATGGTACGCCTTGGTATTGGTTTATACGGTGTAGGGAACGACGAAAACGAGATGAAACAGTTGGAAAACGTTGGCACGCTAAAAACCGTGATTCTACAAATCAAAGATGTACCAACCGGCGACAGTGTGGGCTATAGTCGGAAATTTATGACCACACAGCAAACCCGAACGGCAACCATTCCGATCGGATATGCCGATGGTATTCCGCGAAGTTGGGGTAATCAGAAAGGCTATGTGATGATCAAAAACCAGAAAGCGCCTATTATCGGCAATATCTGTATGGACATGTTAATGGTGGACATTACCGATATTAATTGTAAAGTAGGCGATAGCGTGATCCTCTTTGGCGAACAACCACGGGTAACCGAAATCGCTAAAACGATTGGCACCATACCGTACGAAATCCTGACCAGCATTTCCCAACGGGTAAAACGCATTTTCTATAAAGAATAAAAAATACTACTAAATTTGTTAAAATTTTAATCGGTTTTAGTACTTTAGTGTTACGTAAATTTTTAACTAAAATAGTATAAGGTATGGGAATGTTATCAGAATTTAAGGAATTTGCCATGAAAGGCAACGTTGTAGATCTTGCAATCGGGGTTATCATTGGCGGTGCTTTCGGTAAAATTGTCAGTTCGTTTATCGATGATGTGATTACACCTTTATTGTTAAAACCAGCACTGGAAGCGGCTAATTTGTCTAAAATCGAAGAGCTTACCATTTTTGGCGGTGTCAAGTATGGTATGTTTTTATCGGCCGTTATCAATTTTGTGATCGTTGCCTTCGTGTTATTTTTATTAATCAAAGGAATTAATTCCGCGAAGAAAAAAGAAGCACCGGCTCCTGCTGCTCCAGCCGGACCAACTCAGGAAGAATTATTGGCTGAAATCCGCGATTTATTGAAAAAATAATCGGCTTACTATAGTCTAAATGAAACCGTTCCTAATCCGAACGGTTTTTTTATTTATTGTTTTTTTAACAGCTTTATTATTTACATTTGTTCTACTAAAAATTAACTATATAACACCTCTATTAAAATGAAAGTAGCCGTTGTAGGTGCCACCGGAATGGTAGGCGAAGTAATGTTACAATTACTGGCAGAAAGAAACTTCCCCGTAACCGAATTAATTCCTGTCGCTTCCGAAAAGTCGGTCGGAAAACAAATTGAATTTAAGGGAAAATCATATGCGGTAGTAGGCTTACAAACAGCGGTTGATCTGAAACCTGAAATTGCCATTTTTTCTGCCGGTGGACAAACATCCTTAGACTGGGCTCCAAAATTTGCAGAAGTGGGTACCACCGTTATCGACAATTCATCCGCATGGCGCATGGATCCAACCAAAAAACTAGTGGTTCCGGAGATTAACGCTTCAACATTGACCAAAGAAGATAAAATTATTGCCAACCCAAACTGTTCGACAATTCAAATGGTAATGGTATTGGCACCGTTACACCAGAAATACGGAATCCAACGCGTGGTGGTTTCGACTTATCAATCGATTACCGGAACAGGTGTTAAGGCGGTAAAACAACTGGAAAACGAATATGCCGGAATTCAGGGCGAAATGGCCTATCCGTATCCGATTCACCGTAATGCTATTCCGCAATGTGATGTTTTTGAGGAAAACGGCTATACCAAAGAAGAAATGAAGCTGGTTCGCGAAACACAGAAAATCATGAACGATAAAACGATTGCCGTTACGGCTACCGCTATCCGTATTCCGGTAGTGGGCGGTCATAGCGAATCGGTAAACATTCAATTTGCGAATGATTTTGACATAACTGAGATCCGTACTATTTTACACCATACCCCGGGTGTTGTGGTTCAGGATAATATTGATACCAAAACCTATCCAATGCCCATTTATGCGCATGGAAAAGACGATGTATTTGTAGGGCGTATCCGTCGTGACGAAAGTCAGCCCAACACCTTAAACATGTGGATCGTGGCCGATAACCTTCGAAAAGGAGCCGCAACCAACACGATTCAAATTGCTGAATATCTGGTAGCAAACAACTTAGTATAAACCTTGTTTTCTAACAATACGAACCGTTTTATTTTGACAAAGCTTAAATTTTGTTAAAATAAAACGGTTTTCTTTTTTTCGTTTTCTATATTTGCAGGGAATGAAAAAGAAACTGGCCATATTGAACCTTTCTCTGATTCTGGCGGTATTGTTTGCCATACTGTTCCAGTCGGTTCATTCATTCGAACATTTGGCAGAGGAATTTACGCACGAACACTGCCATCATAAATACGATATATCCAAAACAGAATTCACGCATGCCCATCATGATTTCGATCATTGTTTTGCCTGCGAATTTACATTTAGCAGTTATCTGCCAACTGAATTCTTTTCGTTTACCTTTACCAATACCTCCAAAACCCTAACGCAACACATCGCGAAAACAGAAAAACCGATTGTTTTTTCCGGTTCCTTTTTTTCGTTACGGGCTCCACCTGTATTCGCATAATTATACCAGTAGTTCCGCTTCATAATCCCCTATGGTTTTATGGGCTATTGTATATTATCTGAATCAGGAAAAAATGCAACAAAAATCTTTTCTTGTTCTCTGCTTACTATGGGCTGCAATTTCCGGTTTTTCCCAGAATAGAATTTCAGGGACCATTACCAATGCAAAAAAACAGCCTTTAAACGGAGCACATATTCATATCGCAGACAAAAGCACTGCGAGCAATCCCGTTGGTGTATTTGAAATTAAAAATATTCCGTCCGGTCAAAAACGCCTTATCGTATCCTATATCGGATACACTACTATCGATACCTTACTTACGGTTGACGATGATATATCCATTTCGTTTCGGATGAAACCGGATCTTAACGCGTTAAAAGAAGTCGTTATCAACAAAGCCGGGCAACCGCAAAGTGTCAAGAATTCCGAAAAGGTCAATCAGAACTACATTCAGGAATCCTATGCCGGATCGTTGGCCAAATCGTTGGAAAAACTTCCCGGTGTGAATGCGATGGAAATCGGAGCCGGAACCTCCAAACCGATTATCCGCGGTTTGGGTTTTAACCGGATTGCCGTAACCGAAAACGGCGTCAAACAGGAAGGTCAACAATGGGGTGCCGACCACGGATTGGAGATCGATGCTTTTAATGCCGAAAACGTAGAAGTCGTAAAAGGTGTAGGCGCGATCGAATACGGAAGCGATGCCATGGGTGGCGTGATCAGTATTAACAACGATGCCGTTCCGGCCAAAAACAGCTTTTCCGGCCAGGCATTGGCCATCGCCAAATCGGTTAACAATACTATTGGAACTTCCGTAGGAATCAAATACCGGAAGGATCATTTCTTTTACAAATTAAAAGGAACGGTTTTGGATTTTGGGGATTATAAAGTTCCAACAGATGAAATTCTGTACCTCAACACTCATATTCCGGTATACCATCAGCGGTTAAAAAACACCGCCGGCCGGGAAACGGATTTCTTCGGACAAATCGGTTACGTGAGTGAAAAATTCAAATCCACGATAAGCATCAGTAATGTCTATTTTAAATCGGGATTCTTTCCGGGCGCTCATGGTATTCCGTCGATTGCCGCCGTTCAGGACGATGGCGACGATCGCAATATCGGATTGCCGTACCAGCGGGTGAATCATTTTAAGATCATCAATAACAACCAATGGAATTTCGAAAATGCACAGTTAAATGCTTCGGTTAGTTTTCAAAACAACCACCGTCAGGAGTGGAGTAAATTCCATACGCATTACAGCAATCAGCAACCACCGGAAGTCAATCCGGATCTGGAACTGGATTTTAATTTAACGACACTGGACGCGCAGTTAAAATACAAATACATCTGGTCGACCGCACATCAGACTACGGTTGGCGCACAGAATCAGTACCAGAGCAATACGATTGACGGTTATAGTTTTCTGCTACCAAAGTTTACGAGAAACGCTATCGGGGCTTATATGATCCATGATTACACCGCTTCCGACAAACTAAAACTCAATGCCGGAATCCGATTTGACTGGGCGAGAGTCGCTATTGACAGCTTTTTTGATCAGACACTATACGACTACCTGACCGGAAACGGACAAAGTCAGACGGTAGCAAATTTCTATGCGCAAAGAAGTCAGAATATCGACAAAAATTTTTCCAGTTTTAATGCGTCCTTAGGAATGGGCTACATGATAAATAACCATTGGAACCTAACGGTCACATTGGGCAGCAATTTCCGTTTTCCAACCGCGATCGAGCTAAGTGCCAACGGAATTCATCACGGTGCTTTCCGACATGAGATGGGTGATGCTACGCTAAAACCCGAAAAAGGAATTTCATTCGACACCAAACTGAGCTATGCCCGAGATCGTTTTAAAATGGCTTTTAGCCCGTATTTGTACTATTTCAGTAATTATATTTTCCTAAAACCGTCCGGGCAATTTTCGATTTTACCGCATGGCGGTCAGGTTTACCAATATTCGCAATCGAAAGCCCTTTTATCCGGATTTGAAATCAGTGTCGAAAAACGTTTCTTCGACCGGATCACAGCCGAAGTTGTACTGGAATACCTGTACAACCGCCAGATTACGTCGGATGCATCCAAAGATTACCCGTTACCGTTTACACCACCGGCAAACGGTTATTGGGAAATCGGCTATCAGTTTAAACCGTTAAAAGCTTTTAGCAATACCGTTTTATCCGTAAACGGACGAACCGCTTTGGAACAAAACCGGATTGCGCAAAACGAGCTGATCACACCGGGTTATTCCATTTTTGGCGGCGCATTGAAAAGCGATATCAAACTGGGTAATTTCCTGGCCAATGTCCAGCTATCAGTCAACAATGCCTTTAACACCAAATATTTTAATCACAACAGTTATTACAGGGCGTTGGAAATCCCGGAAATGGGACGTAACATTCAGTTATTAATCCGCATCCCTTTTGGAAAAGCATCACATGAATAAATACAAGCAACATATTGTTATACTGCTGTGTCTGATTTTTGCTTTTCCACAAATCAATAATGCGGTTCACTATTTCTGGACGGAACACACGTTTCATTATACCGCTGAAAAAAGGGTTGTTTTTGGCGAAAAGCACAATGCCCATAATTGTGAACTGCACATTTTTAAAGTACCGGCGATTACAGCGATTAGCTTTTTTAGTTTTACGCCTTTTATTGCCGTACTCCCTGTTGAAAAGCCATTTCGACTTATTAAAAAATACGGTTCACAAACCTTATTTTCCTGTTTTTTAAGAGGTCCGCCAGCCGTTTGATTTTATTCGGATCACAACACAACAACGAAATCAAATAAAATCAAACACTTTTTA from Flavobacterium sp. WV_118_3 harbors:
- a CDS encoding bifunctional UDP-N-acetylmuramoyl-tripeptide:D-alanyl-D-alanine ligase/alanine racemase is translated as MIFTIKNIVPVIAAKWYGNDENCTVDNVSIDSRSLQNGSGTLFFALAGHNHNGHDYIESLITKGVSNFVVHHIPEKLSGKANFLVVTDTLQSLQQFAAYYRKLFSIPVIGITGSNGKTIVKEWLNFLLSPEYNIIRSPKSYNSQVGVPLSVIGINEKHNLGIFEAGISTTGEMEKLEPIIQPTIGILTYIGTAHDEGFSDRRQKITEKLRLFQHTEVLIYQKNDTIDSLLDAKLKTFSWSFDDPKADVVIQKQGNSLNITYQEHHFSVTVPFQDAASVENTIHCLMTLLYLGYAESVIQERIPNLYPMEMRLQVKNGIHNCTIIDDSYSSDYQSLKIALDFLEQHKTHQKKTVILSDIFQSGFPVDELYSKVAHLLTRNKIERVIGIGETISRYLSDFKGFIPFKNTSDFLNQYNPAAFENETILVKGARNFHFEEIVTLLEEKTHETVLEINLNAISHNLNFYKSKLKPGTKVMVMVKAFGYGSGSFEIAKLLAHHKVDYLGVAFADEGIALRNAGIDMPIIVMNPENSAFSAMIAYNLEPEIYSPEVLKRFITLAQQKNLSNYPIHIKLDTGMHRLGFEAGNLNELIELLQHNNFVSVKSIFSHLSASDGPEFNDFTLHQIHTFDQWSQQIITALQIQPIRHILNTSGIYNFPEYQFDMVRLGIGLYGVGNDENEMKQLENVGTLKTVILQIKDVPTGDSVGYSRKFMTTQQTRTATIPIGYADGIPRSWGNQKGYVMIKNQKAPIIGNICMDMLMVDITDINCKVGDSVILFGEQPRVTEIAKTIGTIPYEILTSISQRVKRIFYKE
- a CDS encoding PIN domain-containing protein; its protein translation is MKTLFIDTNIIIDLIAQREPYYQPIAKIATLAESKKLKIIATPLSFINTFYVLSKHMDKKKLSRILTKLRILCDVAPTNANTVDKALASGFNDFEDAVHYHSALTVKSDIFITRNKKDFKKTEIPVMTAAEFLTSINKK
- a CDS encoding TonB-dependent receptor — protein: MVLWAIVYYLNQEKMQQKSFLVLCLLWAAISGFSQNRISGTITNAKKQPLNGAHIHIADKSTASNPVGVFEIKNIPSGQKRLIVSYIGYTTIDTLLTVDDDISISFRMKPDLNALKEVVINKAGQPQSVKNSEKVNQNYIQESYAGSLAKSLEKLPGVNAMEIGAGTSKPIIRGLGFNRIAVTENGVKQEGQQWGADHGLEIDAFNAENVEVVKGVGAIEYGSDAMGGVISINNDAVPAKNSFSGQALAIAKSVNNTIGTSVGIKYRKDHFFYKLKGTVLDFGDYKVPTDEILYLNTHIPVYHQRLKNTAGRETDFFGQIGYVSEKFKSTISISNVYFKSGFFPGAHGIPSIAAVQDDGDDRNIGLPYQRVNHFKIINNNQWNFENAQLNASVSFQNNHRQEWSKFHTHYSNQQPPEVNPDLELDFNLTTLDAQLKYKYIWSTAHQTTVGAQNQYQSNTIDGYSFLLPKFTRNAIGAYMIHDYTASDKLKLNAGIRFDWARVAIDSFFDQTLYDYLTGNGQSQTVANFYAQRSQNIDKNFSSFNASLGMGYMINNHWNLTVTLGSNFRFPTAIELSANGIHHGAFRHEMGDATLKPEKGISFDTKLSYARDRFKMAFSPYLYYFSNYIFLKPSGQFSILPHGGQVYQYSQSKALLSGFEISVEKRFFDRITAEVVLEYLYNRQITSDASKDYPLPFTPPANGYWEIGYQFKPLKAFSNTVLSVNGRTALEQNRIAQNELITPGYSIFGGALKSDIKLGNFLANVQLSVNNAFNTKYFNHNSYYRALEIPEMGRNIQLLIRIPFGKASHE
- a CDS encoding DUF6364 family protein, translating into MDRKLTLKLDKEVIEKAKEYASRNKKSLSRIIESYLQSLTSDNPRDNSKEIKISPFVKELSQPTSLPEDFDYKKELGNHYSEKHQ
- the mscL gene encoding large conductance mechanosensitive channel protein MscL; protein product: MGMLSEFKEFAMKGNVVDLAIGVIIGGAFGKIVSSFIDDVITPLLLKPALEAANLSKIEELTIFGGVKYGMFLSAVINFVIVAFVLFLLIKGINSAKKKEAPAPAAPAGPTQEELLAEIRDLLKK
- a CDS encoding aspartate-semialdehyde dehydrogenase, whose amino-acid sequence is MKVAVVGATGMVGEVMLQLLAERNFPVTELIPVASEKSVGKQIEFKGKSYAVVGLQTAVDLKPEIAIFSAGGQTSLDWAPKFAEVGTTVIDNSSAWRMDPTKKLVVPEINASTLTKEDKIIANPNCSTIQMVMVLAPLHQKYGIQRVVVSTYQSITGTGVKAVKQLENEYAGIQGEMAYPYPIHRNAIPQCDVFEENGYTKEEMKLVRETQKIMNDKTIAVTATAIRIPVVGGHSESVNIQFANDFDITEIRTILHHTPGVVVQDNIDTKTYPMPIYAHGKDDVFVGRIRRDESQPNTLNMWIVADNLRKGAATNTIQIAEYLVANNLV
- a CDS encoding thymidine kinase yields the protein MFLENTVNHKEQFGWIEVICGSMFSGKTEELIRRLKRAQFAKQRVEIFKPAIDTRYHDEMVVSHDSNEIRSTPVPAAANIRILADGCDVVGIDEAQFFDDEIVAVCNDLANAGVRVIVAGLDMDFKGNPFGPMPALMATAEYVTKVHAVCTRTGNLANYSFRKAQNDNLVLLGETEEYEPLSRAAYFTAMKEIQEKEKNSKNKKNNE